GCCGGGAGGTTATGGTGGGTTTGATATCTATTCTTCGAAACTGTTGGTTACAGGAGCTTGGGATGTTGCGCGGAACCTGGGCCCCAAAGTAAATTCAAAGTACGACGAGGATAGTCCGTTTATTCATCCAGATGGAAAAACATTATACTATAGTTCAAATGGATTTAATTCGATGGGAGGCAATGATATATTCTTTGCCAAATTAGAGAGTGATCGTTGGGGGGATCCACAGAATATAGGCCACCCCATTAATACACCAGGCAATGATAATACTATCGTAATATCTGCAAGTAATAAGCATGCCTACTTTACTGCGGAAAGAGAAGGTGGTTATGGTGGTAATGATATCTATGTTGCAACATTACCAGAAATAAGCTCGGATGCACTTACATTGGTTAAAGGTATTATTACAGATAGAGGAAGTGGAAAGCCTATTAAGGCGTCTATTAAAGTATATGATAAGGTAACAAAACATAGAATTAACTACGTGTACGCACCAAATCCAGAAACAGGAAAGTACATGATGATTTTTTCTCCAGGTAAAAATTATGATATGGTCATAGAAGCAGAAGGCTACTCTAATTATTTAATTAATATATACATACCAGATCAAAAACATTTCTATGAATTAACGCAAGAGATTTCCCTGAGTAAATTGGATCTTGCAAATGGAGAAGGAGCAGGTGAGGAAATAACGATAAAAAGTACAATCATAGATTATATTGGTGAAGAAGAGGAAGGAGAAGAGGGTTCTGGGTTTCAGGTTGATTTAAAAACAGAAGATGAATATGCCGACTTAATAGGCATGTTAGAACAAATTATTTTCAATACAGATTCGATGGCTCTTGAGAACTTGAACGATGAAGTAGAAAACTTAGATAATCCTTCAGGTAAATCAAGTGAAGCAGAAGAACCTAATTATGACTTTCTTCTTAATATGATTTCGGATGTAATTGAAACTACAGATTCTCTTGCTCTTGAAAATTTGGATAAGAAGTTAGAAACAGAAGTAAGTACCGAGAAATATTTATATGCGGATATAGATACTACTTCTCAAGGTGTTACGCACGGTGGCAATTCTGTTCAAGTTTTAGGAAAGGTAGATGTGAATGAAGAGAAGAAGAAATTTGCAGAAGAACGTGAAAAAACGGAAGCATTGAAGAGGGCCGAAGAAAGAAAAGTGGAACAGGTTAGAATAAACTCTTTGATAATGGATACTGAGGGGCTAGATGATGATGATAAAATGGTAGTTTCACCTGCTTTGGTAGAGGAGAAAGTTGAAGAAACTCCAATAGTTCAAGACGTGGTTGAAGTTGTAAAAGAGGAAGTGCCAGTAAAAGAAAAAATA
Above is a window of Flavobacteriales bacterium DNA encoding:
- a CDS encoding PD40 domain-containing protein, yielding MISKVLLVMLSIAVSVNASSQEVGREIKSQIKEANVLFEETEYAMAYSIYRRLDSLEPNNAVYKYRIGVYFALSHGEKTDAIPYLEFALKNMPSNEFPYSGDYYLGMSYHFNLQFEKAIEHLKKYKEIIKNDQYQSIKINRLIQNCENGIELVKSPVDVAIRNMGSEINSKYTDHSPFISADEGTLIFTSRREGSTGGILNDDGQYMEDIYISKAIERKWNSPKNVNGVNSKEMDACVGLSVDGQKMFIYKAGKGGSDIYISEQDGDTWSEPEKLNDKINTPKYNENSASLSADGSKLYFSSDRPGGYGGFDIYSSKLLVTGAWDVARNLGPKVNSKYDEDSPFIHPDGKTLYYSSNGFNSMGGNDIFFAKLESDRWGDPQNIGHPINTPGNDNTIVISASNKHAYFTAEREGGYGGNDIYVATLPEISSDALTLVKGIITDRGSGKPIKASIKVYDKVTKHRINYVYAPNPETGKYMMIFSPGKNYDMVIEAEGYSNYLINIYIPDQKHFYELTQEISLSKLDLANGEGAGEEITIKSTIIDYIGEEEEGEEGSGFQVDLKTEDEYADLIGMLEQIIFNTDSMALENLNDEVENLDNPSGKSSEAEEPNYDFLLNMISDVIETTDSLALENLDKKLETEVSTEKYLYADIDTTSQGVTHGGNSVQVLGKVDVNEEKKKFAEEREKTEALKRAEERKVEQVRINSLIMDTEGLDDDDKMVVSPALVEEKVEETPIVQDVVEVVKEEVPVKEKIDETHLVQFIYSSFEPSLDSKKDLQKLMKRLIADTKIQIELHGHADGKGEEDYNLKLSKKRTQSVANYLKTRNISSS